In Rhizoctonia solani chromosome 7, complete sequence, one DNA window encodes the following:
- a CDS encoding ADP-ribosylation factor family, with amino-acid sequence MGANLSKALAKMFGNKEMRLLMLGLDAAGKTTILYKLKLNQSVTTIPTVGFNVETVTYKNVKFNVWDVGGQDKIRPLWRHYYTGTQGLVFVVDSQDRERIDEAKQELHRILADREMKECLLLVFANKQDLPGAMSPAEVTEKLGLHRMRDRSWYVHPSCATTGEGLFEGLQWLSQNVKKRQA; translated from the exons ATGGGCGCGAATCTCTCCAAGGCTCTTG CCAAGATGTTTGGCAACAAGGAGATGCGGCTGCTCATGCTCGGTCTTGATGCAGCGGGCAAGACAA CCATCCTGTACAAACTCAAGTTGAATCAGAGCGTGACGACGATCCCGACTG TCGGATTCAACGTGGAGACTGTAACTTACAAAAACGTCAAGTTTAATGTATGGGACGTTGGCGGACAGGACAAGATCCGTCCTCTTTGGAGACATTACTACACTG GTACTCAAGGCCTCGTGTTTGTCGTTGACTCACAAGATCGAGAACGTATTGACGAAGCCAAACAAGAATTGCACCGCATCCTCGCGGATAGGGAGATGAAAGAGTGCCTCTTGCTCGTGTTCGCTAACAAGCAAGATCTCCCCGGCG CCATGTCTCCAGCGGAAGTAACCGAGAAGCTCGGCTTGCATAGGATGCGCGACCGTTCGTGGTATGTGCACCCCAG TTGCGCAACCACCGGCGAGGGCCTGTTCGAGGGTCTGCAATGGCTCTCCCAGAACGTCAAGAAGCGGCAGGCTTAA